The following proteins are co-located in the Agromyces laixinhei genome:
- the uvrA gene encoding excinuclease ABC subunit UvrA encodes MPVSRLDAHSRLSVRGARVHNLQNIDVEIPRDAMVVFTGLSGSGKSSLAFDTIFAEGQRRYVESLSAYARQFLGQVDRPDVDFIEGLSPAVSIDQKSTNRNPRSTVGTITEIYDYMRLLWARIGVPHCPVCGERIQRQTVQQIADQLMELPDGTRYQVVSPVVSKKKGEFVDLFRDLAAQGYSRAVVDGDVVRLDDPPKLKKQIKHDISVVIDRLVAGPELLGRLTDSLETALRLTDGLVHINYVDETGSAAWATFSEKLSCPNQHPIQLTEIEPRTFSFNAPFGACPECSGLGTRMSVDDSLLLGDQSLSIADGVILPWTSQGKSLYNYYEKLLGGLARDLDFSLDTPWEQLDEGARQAVLRGDNFEVKVKWRNRYGREMSYTSGFEGVVPYIERQYLQAETDVQRARWSEYLREVPCPVCDGKRLKPEVLSVLIHHHSIADVGLLSLTDARAFMDRLELTDREQAIAVQVLREIKLRLDFLIRVGLSYLDLSRAAATLSGGEAQRIRLATQIGSGLTGVLYVLDEPSIGLHQRDNRRLIDTLIALRDLGNTLIVVEHDEDTIRTADWIVDIGPGAGINGGTVVHSGSYADLVKNTRSLTGDYLSGRREIPIPEQRRAIDTERQILVQGAEANNLRGVDVEFPLGVLTAVTGVSGSGKSSLVNDIVYRVLANRLNGARKVPGKHRRVTGLEQLDKVVHVDQAPIGRTPRSNPATYTGVFDRIRTLFSETTESKARGYLPGRFSFNVKGGRCEACSGDGTIKIEMNFLPDVYVACEVCGGKRYNRETLQVHYKGKNIAEVLEMPISEAAEFFEPIAAIHRYLKTLVDVGLGYVQLGQSATTLSGGEAQRVKLATELQRRSNGRSVYVLDEPTTGLHFEDVQKLLKVLGKLVDKGNTVIVIEHSLDVIKSADWIIDLGPEGGSGGGQVVATGTPEQVAAVPESHTGYFLREILDPASARAAVAS; translated from the coding sequence GTGCCTGTTTCACGTCTCGATGCCCATTCGCGCCTGAGTGTCCGCGGTGCTCGCGTACACAACCTGCAGAACATCGACGTCGAGATCCCGCGCGACGCGATGGTCGTGTTCACCGGGCTGTCGGGGTCCGGCAAGTCATCTCTCGCGTTCGACACGATCTTCGCCGAGGGGCAGCGACGCTACGTCGAGTCGCTCTCGGCATACGCGCGGCAGTTCCTCGGGCAGGTCGACCGGCCAGATGTCGATTTCATCGAGGGGCTGAGTCCCGCGGTGTCGATCGACCAGAAGTCGACGAACCGCAACCCGCGATCGACCGTCGGCACGATCACCGAGATCTACGACTACATGCGACTGCTCTGGGCGCGCATCGGCGTGCCGCACTGTCCGGTGTGCGGCGAGCGCATTCAACGACAGACGGTGCAGCAGATCGCCGATCAGCTGATGGAGCTGCCCGACGGCACCCGCTACCAGGTCGTCAGTCCGGTCGTGTCGAAGAAGAAGGGCGAGTTCGTCGATCTCTTCCGTGACCTCGCCGCGCAGGGCTACTCGCGCGCCGTGGTCGACGGCGACGTCGTGCGCCTCGACGACCCGCCGAAGCTCAAGAAACAGATCAAGCACGACATCTCCGTCGTCATCGACCGTCTCGTCGCCGGGCCCGAGCTGCTCGGGCGTCTGACCGACTCCCTCGAGACCGCGCTGCGTCTGACCGACGGTCTCGTGCACATCAACTACGTCGACGAGACCGGCTCGGCCGCGTGGGCGACCTTCTCCGAGAAGCTCTCATGTCCGAACCAGCATCCGATCCAGCTCACTGAGATCGAGCCGCGAACCTTTTCGTTCAACGCCCCGTTCGGCGCCTGCCCCGAGTGCTCCGGACTCGGCACGCGCATGTCGGTCGACGATTCGCTCCTGCTCGGCGACCAGAGCCTCAGCATCGCCGACGGCGTCATCCTGCCGTGGACCTCGCAGGGCAAGAGCCTCTACAACTACTACGAGAAGCTGCTCGGCGGGCTCGCCCGCGATCTCGACTTCTCGCTCGACACCCCGTGGGAGCAGCTCGACGAGGGCGCTCGCCAGGCGGTGCTGCGCGGCGACAACTTCGAGGTCAAGGTGAAATGGCGCAACCGTTACGGCCGCGAGATGAGCTACACCTCGGGCTTCGAGGGGGTCGTGCCCTATATCGAACGCCAATACCTGCAGGCCGAGACCGATGTGCAGCGCGCCCGCTGGTCGGAGTATCTTCGCGAGGTGCCCTGCCCCGTCTGCGACGGCAAGCGACTGAAGCCCGAGGTGCTCTCGGTGCTCATCCACCACCACAGCATCGCCGACGTCGGGCTGCTCAGTCTCACCGATGCCCGTGCATTCATGGATCGTCTCGAACTCACTGACCGCGAGCAGGCGATCGCCGTTCAGGTGCTGCGCGAGATCAAGCTGCGACTCGACTTCCTGATCAGGGTGGGCCTGAGCTACCTCGACCTCTCGCGGGCCGCGGCGACGCTCTCCGGCGGCGAAGCGCAGCGCATCCGTCTCGCGACGCAGATCGGGTCGGGCCTGACCGGCGTGCTCTACGTGCTCGACGAGCCGAGCATCGGCCTGCACCAGCGCGACAACCGTCGCCTCATCGACACGCTTATCGCACTCCGTGATCTCGGCAACACCCTGATCGTCGTCGAGCACGATGAAGATACGATCCGCACCGCCGACTGGATCGTCGACATCGGCCCCGGCGCCGGCATCAACGGCGGCACCGTCGTGCATTCCGGCAGCTATGCCGATCTGGTGAAGAACACGCGCTCGCTCACCGGCGACTACCTGTCCGGGCGTCGGGAGATTCCGATTCCCGAGCAGCGCCGTGCGATCGATACCGAGCGCCAGATCCTCGTGCAGGGGGCCGAAGCCAACAACCTGCGCGGCGTCGACGTCGAGTTCCCGCTCGGCGTGCTCACCGCGGTCACCGGCGTGAGCGGCTCCGGCAAGTCGTCGCTCGTCAACGACATCGTCTACCGCGTGCTCGCGAACCGACTGAACGGTGCACGCAAGGTGCCGGGCAAGCATCGCCGGGTCACGGGGCTCGAGCAGCTCGACAAGGTCGTGCACGTCGACCAGGCGCCCATCGGGCGCACGCCCCGATCGAACCCCGCGACGTACACCGGCGTCTTCGACCGCATCCGCACGCTCTTCTCCGAGACGACCGAATCGAAGGCCCGCGGATACCTGCCCGGCCGATTCAGCTTCAACGTCAAGGGCGGCCGCTGCGAGGCATGCTCGGGCGACGGCACGATCAAGATCGAGATGAACTTCCTGCCCGACGTCTACGTGGCCTGCGAGGTCTGCGGCGGCAAGCGCTACAACCGCGAGACGTTGCAGGTGCACTACAAGGGCAAGAACATCGCCGAGGTGCTCGAGATGCCGATCAGCGAAGCGGCCGAGTTCTTCGAGCCGATCGCTGCCATCCATCGTTACCTGAAGACACTCGTCGACGTCGGGCTCGGCTACGTGCAGCTCGGCCAGAGTGCCACGACGCTCTCTGGAGGCGAGGCGCAGCGCGTGAAGCTCGCGACCGAACTGCAGCGACGCTCGAACGGTCGCAGCGTGTACGTGCTCGATGAACCCACGACCGGGTTGCACTTCGAAGACGTGCAGAAGCTGCTCAAGGTGCTCGGCAAGCTGGTCGACAAGGGCAACACGGTCATCGTGATCGAGCACAGCCTCGACGTGATCAAGTCTGCCGACTGGATCATCGACCTCGGCCCAGAGGGCGGCTCGGGCGGCGGCCAGGTCGTGGCGACGGGCACCCCCGAGCAGGTCGCTGCCGTGCCCGAGAGCCACACCGGGTATTTCCTGCGCGAGATCCTCGACCCGGCGTCGGCACGAGCCGCAGTCGCCAGCTGA
- the uvrC gene encoding excinuclease ABC subunit UvrC, with amino-acid sequence MSTVPPSTEGVPYRPKKGEIPTSPGVYRFRDVDRRVLYVGKAKNLRARLSNYFAPPRTLHERTRRMVTTAASVEWTVVANEVEALQLEFTLINEFDPPFNVQFKDDKSYPYLAVTLADEAPRAVVTRNRKIRGARYFGPYPKVWAVNETLEILLKLFPIRTCKDSDYRRAMASGKPCFAGQIGRCFGPCSGLVTIEEHRGNVDRFVSFMQNQDRRILGELTQRMRSAAAVQDYESAARLRDRLQAATSFFEKSAVVLGEKVDIDVFGIEHDELAAAVQLFIVRGGRIRGVRSWTVDKELDVPLGELVDSVVQNAYGDGAVPPAEVVVPELPDDAEALETWLGNIASRKVRLRAAQRGDKAALLATATENARQTLMLYKTRRSADFTTRSRALEDIQEALGMADAPLRIECYDVSHLGGTNVVASMAVFEDGLPRKDEYRRFTIPTTTDDTDSLHQVLARRLAHLASPETADESDAAASEGPKRFAYRPNLLIVDGGQPQVAAAARALAESGVEGIYLCGIAKRLEEIWTPGGEYPVILPRNSDALFLFQRVRDEAHRFAITHQRQRRKRDISSVLSEIPGLGPSRVKGLLRHFGSVKQLRAASETDIAEVKGIGPALAATVHGTLHADGAPAPR; translated from the coding sequence ATGAGCACTGTGCCGCCGAGCACCGAGGGCGTTCCGTATCGCCCGAAGAAGGGCGAGATCCCCACGAGTCCCGGCGTATACCGGTTCCGTGACGTCGACCGCCGCGTGCTCTACGTGGGCAAGGCGAAGAACCTCCGCGCAAGACTCTCGAACTACTTCGCGCCTCCTCGCACGCTGCACGAGCGAACCCGCCGCATGGTGACCACTGCAGCTTCCGTGGAGTGGACCGTCGTGGCGAACGAGGTCGAAGCGCTGCAGCTCGAGTTCACCCTGATCAACGAGTTCGATCCGCCGTTCAACGTCCAGTTCAAAGACGACAAGTCGTATCCGTACCTCGCGGTGACTCTGGCCGACGAAGCGCCACGGGCGGTCGTCACCCGTAACCGGAAGATTCGCGGAGCCAGGTACTTCGGGCCCTATCCCAAGGTGTGGGCGGTCAACGAGACGCTCGAGATCCTGCTGAAGCTCTTCCCTATCCGCACCTGCAAAGACTCCGACTACCGTCGGGCGATGGCCAGCGGCAAGCCGTGCTTCGCCGGCCAGATCGGTCGCTGCTTCGGGCCGTGCTCCGGACTCGTGACGATCGAGGAGCATCGCGGGAACGTCGACCGCTTCGTCTCGTTCATGCAGAATCAAGACCGCCGCATCCTCGGCGAACTCACGCAACGCATGCGCTCCGCCGCCGCCGTGCAAGACTACGAGTCCGCTGCGCGACTCCGCGATCGTCTCCAGGCGGCCACGTCGTTCTTCGAGAAGAGCGCGGTCGTACTCGGCGAGAAGGTCGACATCGACGTGTTCGGCATCGAGCACGACGAACTGGCTGCCGCCGTGCAACTCTTCATCGTGCGCGGCGGCCGAATCCGCGGCGTGCGCTCGTGGACCGTCGACAAAGAGCTCGACGTGCCGCTCGGCGAACTCGTCGACTCGGTGGTGCAGAACGCGTACGGCGACGGGGCGGTGCCGCCCGCAGAGGTCGTCGTGCCGGAGTTGCCCGACGACGCCGAGGCGCTCGAGACATGGCTCGGCAACATCGCGAGCCGCAAGGTGCGCCTGCGAGCCGCACAGCGCGGTGACAAGGCGGCGCTCCTCGCGACCGCGACGGAGAACGCCCGACAGACGCTCATGCTCTACAAGACGCGGCGCAGCGCCGATTTCACGACCCGCTCGCGTGCACTCGAAGACATTCAGGAAGCGCTCGGCATGGCCGATGCGCCATTGCGCATCGAGTGCTACGACGTCTCGCACCTCGGCGGAACCAACGTCGTCGCCTCGATGGCGGTCTTCGAAGACGGATTGCCCCGCAAAGACGAATACCGCCGGTTCACGATTCCGACGACGACCGACGATACCGATTCGCTTCACCAGGTGCTCGCACGTCGTCTCGCTCACCTGGCGTCTCCGGAAACGGCCGATGAATCGGATGCCGCGGCATCCGAGGGCCCGAAGCGGTTCGCCTACCGGCCGAACCTGCTGATCGTCGACGGCGGCCAACCTCAGGTCGCGGCTGCGGCCCGAGCGCTCGCGGAGTCGGGCGTCGAGGGCATCTACCTCTGCGGCATCGCCAAGCGGCTCGAGGAGATCTGGACGCCGGGCGGCGAGTATCCCGTCATCCTGCCCCGCAACAGCGATGCGCTCTTCCTCTTCCAGCGGGTGCGAGACGAAGCGCACCGCTTCGCGATCACCCACCAGCGGCAGCGCCGAAAGCGCGACATCAGCAGCGTGCTGTCCGAGATCCCCGGTCTCGGGCCGTCTCGGGTGAAGGGCCTGTTGCGGCACTTCGGATCGGTGAAGCAGTTGCGCGCGGCATCCGAGACCGATATCGCCGAGGTGAAGGGCATCGGCCCCGCGCTCGCGGCGACCGTGCACGGCACATTGCACGCCGATGGCGCCCCCGCACCCCGATAG
- the rapZ gene encoding RNase adapter RapZ — MTEDSEQQEMLIVTGMSGAGRSTVGNALEDLGWYVVDNLPPQMLRPLVELVERAGTSLPRLAAIVDIRGRDFFSELREIIQALRTGVSVRVVFLDATDAVLVRRFESVRRPHPLQGDGTLLDGIGAERSRLAELREASDIVVDTSDLNIHQLAMLTTETFAEVGHAGLNVTMQSFGFKYGVPSDADLVADARFLPNPFWIPEMRPLTGEDATVSEYVLSQPGAMEFVEAYATALEPVLAGYQRENKRHAMIAIGCTGGKHRSVAMVRELAKRVAALPGVVVSVKDRDLGRE, encoded by the coding sequence ATGACCGAAGATTCCGAGCAGCAGGAGATGCTGATCGTCACGGGCATGTCGGGTGCGGGCCGTTCGACGGTCGGCAACGCGCTCGAAGATCTCGGCTGGTACGTCGTGGACAATCTTCCGCCGCAGATGCTCCGCCCGCTCGTCGAACTCGTCGAACGGGCCGGCACATCGCTTCCGCGTCTCGCGGCGATCGTCGACATCCGAGGCCGTGACTTCTTCTCCGAGCTCCGAGAGATCATTCAGGCGCTCCGCACGGGTGTCAGTGTTCGTGTCGTCTTCCTCGATGCCACCGACGCCGTGCTCGTACGACGCTTCGAGTCGGTGCGGCGGCCGCACCCGCTGCAGGGCGACGGCACGCTGCTCGACGGAATCGGTGCGGAGCGTTCCCGACTCGCCGAACTGCGCGAGGCGAGCGACATCGTCGTCGACACCTCCGACCTGAACATCCACCAGTTGGCGATGCTCACGACCGAGACGTTCGCCGAGGTCGGCCATGCCGGCCTGAACGTCACCATGCAGAGCTTCGGCTTCAAGTACGGCGTGCCCTCCGATGCAGACCTCGTGGCCGACGCGCGCTTCCTCCCGAATCCGTTCTGGATCCCCGAGATGCGCCCGCTCACCGGCGAGGATGCCACGGTGTCGGAGTACGTCCTGAGCCAGCCCGGCGCGATGGAGTTCGTCGAGGCCTATGCCACTGCGCTCGAGCCAGTGCTCGCCGGCTACCAGCGGGAGAACAAACGACACGCGATGATCGCGATCGGGTGCACGGGTGGCAAGCATCGCTCCGTGGCCATGGTGCGGGAGCTGGCCAAGCGTGTCGCCGCGCTGCCCGGGGTCGTCGTGAGTGTGAAGGATCGGGATCTCGGGCGCGAGTGA
- the whiA gene encoding DNA-binding protein WhiA — translation MALTADVKEELARVEVSKTGARAAELASTLRFAGGLHIISNRIAIEAELDSPTLVRRVTRDLGEIYGVRPDVSVISPTGVRRSNQYLVRVLEGGETLARQTGLLDARRRPVRGLPNKLTTGSREEVAAIWRGAFLAKGSLTDPGRSAALEVTCPGNETAMALVGAAGRLGISAKAREVRGVYRVVVRDGEAISAMLALMGATETVRNWEELRQRREVRATANRLVNFDDANLRRSAQAAVAACARVERAMELLGEGIPDHLKYAGELRLAHREASLDELGHYADPPMTKDAVAGRIRRLLAMADKRAADLGVPGTEASMPADLDEV, via the coding sequence GTGGCGCTGACCGCTGATGTGAAAGAGGAACTGGCGCGGGTCGAGGTATCGAAGACGGGGGCCAGGGCAGCGGAACTGGCCTCGACGCTACGGTTCGCCGGCGGGCTGCACATCATCTCGAACCGCATCGCCATCGAGGCCGAACTCGACTCGCCGACGCTTGTACGGCGAGTGACACGCGATCTGGGGGAGATCTACGGCGTGCGCCCCGACGTCTCGGTGATCTCGCCGACCGGCGTGCGCCGCTCCAACCAGTACCTCGTGCGCGTGCTCGAGGGCGGCGAGACGCTGGCTCGCCAGACCGGGCTGCTCGACGCCCGGCGGCGCCCGGTGCGCGGCCTGCCCAACAAGCTCACCACCGGGTCTCGCGAGGAGGTCGCAGCGATCTGGCGCGGGGCGTTCCTCGCGAAGGGGAGCCTGACCGATCCCGGCCGTTCGGCGGCGCTCGAGGTGACCTGCCCCGGCAACGAGACCGCCATGGCCCTCGTGGGCGCCGCGGGCCGGCTCGGCATCTCGGCGAAGGCCCGAGAGGTGCGCGGCGTGTACCGGGTCGTCGTCCGCGACGGCGAGGCGATCAGCGCGATGCTCGCGCTGATGGGAGCCACTGAAACAGTGCGCAACTGGGAGGAACTGCGCCAGCGTCGAGAAGTGCGCGCGACGGCCAACCGTCTCGTCAACTTCGACGATGCCAACCTTCGTCGCTCCGCGCAGGCCGCGGTCGCTGCCTGCGCTCGAGTCGAGCGCGCGATGGAGCTCCTCGGCGAGGGCATCCCCGATCACCTGAAGTACGCGGGCGAACTCCGCCTGGCGCACCGTGAGGCGAGCCTCGACGAACTCGGCCACTACGCGGACCCGCCCATGACGAAAGACGCGGTGGCAGGTCGCATCCGTCGCCTTCTCGCCATGGCCGACAAGCGCGCCGCCGACCTCGGAGTGCCGGGCACCGAAGCGAGCATGCCCGCTGATCTCGACGAGGTCTGA
- a CDS encoding superoxide dismutase yields the protein MADYTLPDLPYDYSALEPAISGRIMELHHSKHHQAYVTGANTALAQLAEARDSGNLANVNKLEKDLAFNLGGHVNHSIFWTNLSPDGGDRPTGDLAAAIDDEFGSFDKFQAHFTATALGVQGSGWAVLAWDSIGRRPIIVQFFDQQGNLPAGIVPLLMLDVWEHAYYLDYQNVRADYVKAFWSIANWENVQKRFTTAGEKTSGLLLLS from the coding sequence ATGGCCGACTACACTCTTCCCGATCTTCCCTACGACTACTCGGCGCTCGAGCCGGCGATCAGCGGCAGGATCATGGAGCTGCACCACTCGAAGCACCACCAGGCATACGTGACGGGCGCCAACACCGCTCTCGCCCAGCTCGCGGAGGCTCGTGACTCGGGCAACCTCGCGAACGTCAACAAGCTCGAGAAGGACCTCGCCTTCAACCTCGGCGGTCACGTGAACCACTCGATCTTCTGGACGAACCTCTCACCCGACGGTGGCGACAGGCCCACCGGAGATCTTGCCGCGGCGATCGACGACGAATTCGGCTCCTTCGACAAGTTCCAGGCTCACTTCACCGCAACCGCGCTCGGTGTGCAGGGCTCCGGTTGGGCTGTGCTCGCGTGGGACTCGATCGGCCGGCGCCCGATCATCGTGCAGTTCTTCGACCAGCAGGGCAACCTCCCCGCCGGCATCGTGCCGCTGCTCATGCTCGACGTCTGGGAGCACGCGTACTACCTCGACTACCAGAACGTGCGCGCCGATTACGTCAAGGCGTTCTGGAGCATCGCGAACTGGGAGAACGTCCAGAAGCGGTTCACGACCGCTGGTGAGAAGACCTCAGGGCTGCTGCTACTGTCGTAA
- the gap gene encoding type I glyceraldehyde-3-phosphate dehydrogenase, with the protein MSVKIGINGFGRIGRNYFRAALAQGADLEIVAVNDLTDNKTLAHLLKYDSIAGRLDATVDYDDDNIIVNGTAIKAFAERDPANLPWGELGVDIVIESTGFFTKAADARKHIEAGAKKVLISAPATDEDATFVMGVNEQDYDPARHHIISNASCTTNCLAPLAKVFNDAFGIERGLMTTVHAYTADQNLQDGPHKDLRRARAAAVNIVPTSTGAAKAIGLVLPELVGKLDGFALRVPVPTGSITDLTVTSSRPVTVDEVKAAYKAAAEGPMKGILKYTEDEIVSSDIVSDPHSSIFDAGLLRVLGDQVKLSSWYDNEWGYSNRLVDLTEYVAERL; encoded by the coding sequence GTGTCTGTAAAGATCGGCATCAACGGCTTCGGCCGTATCGGCCGCAACTACTTCCGTGCCGCCCTCGCGCAGGGCGCCGACCTCGAGATCGTCGCCGTGAACGATCTCACCGACAACAAGACGCTCGCCCACCTCCTCAAGTACGACTCCATCGCGGGCCGTCTGGACGCGACCGTCGACTACGACGACGACAACATCATCGTCAACGGAACTGCCATCAAGGCATTCGCCGAGCGCGACCCCGCGAACCTTCCGTGGGGCGAGCTCGGTGTCGACATCGTCATCGAGTCGACGGGCTTCTTCACCAAGGCCGCCGATGCGCGCAAGCACATCGAGGCCGGCGCGAAGAAGGTCCTGATCTCCGCTCCCGCGACCGACGAAGACGCGACGTTCGTCATGGGTGTCAACGAGCAGGACTACGACCCCGCTCGGCACCACATCATCTCGAACGCGTCGTGCACGACCAACTGCCTTGCGCCGCTCGCGAAGGTCTTCAACGATGCGTTCGGCATCGAGCGCGGTCTCATGACGACGGTGCACGCCTACACTGCCGACCAGAACCTGCAGGACGGCCCCCACAAAGACCTGCGTCGCGCCCGCGCGGCCGCCGTCAACATCGTGCCGACCTCTACGGGTGCGGCCAAGGCCATCGGCCTCGTGCTGCCCGAGCTCGTCGGCAAGCTCGACGGTTTTGCACTGCGTGTCCCGGTTCCCACCGGCTCGATCACCGACCTCACCGTCACGTCGTCGCGCCCTGTGACGGTCGACGAGGTCAAGGCGGCGTACAAGGCCGCAGCCGAGGGCCCCATGAAGGGCATCCTCAAGTACACCGAAGACGAGATCGTCTCGAGCGACATCGTCTCCGACCCGCACTCGTCGATCTTCGACGCCGGTCTCCTCCGCGTGCTCGGCGACCAGGTCAAGCTCTCGAGCTGGTACGACAACGAGTGGGGCTACTCCAACCGTCTCGTCGACCTCACCGAGTACGTCGCCGAACGTCTCTGA
- a CDS encoding phosphoglycerate kinase, producing the protein MTLRTIDSLGPLAGKRVVVRCDLNVPLRDGVITDDGRVRASVPTITTLVAQGARVIVVSHLGRPDGAPDAKYSLAPVAARLGELLDRSVGFATDTVGSDAAAKVAALGDGEVLVLENLRFNAGETSKNEAERTAFAGELAEFADAVVSDGFGVVHRKQASVYELEQLRPSAAGLLIAAELDVLDRLTENPERPYAVVLGGSKVSDKLGVIAHLLPRVDALLIGGGMLFTFLAATGHKVGSSLLESDQIETVQGYLTEAAERGVDIVLPTDVVVAASFSADADHVVAAADSIEATPFGASGLGLDIGPETATAFADRIRGSKTVFWNGPMGVFELAPFAAGTRVVAEALTEVDGLSVVGGGDSAAAVRQLGFEDDQFGHISTGGGASLEFLEGKKLPGLEVLGWQ; encoded by the coding sequence GTGACCCTGCGAACGATCGATTCCCTCGGTCCGCTCGCCGGCAAGCGCGTCGTCGTCCGTTGTGACCTGAACGTCCCCCTCCGGGACGGGGTCATCACGGACGACGGCCGCGTGCGGGCATCGGTCCCCACCATCACGACGCTGGTCGCCCAGGGCGCTCGCGTGATCGTGGTCTCCCACCTCGGTCGGCCCGACGGCGCACCCGACGCGAAGTACAGCCTCGCGCCCGTTGCGGCCAGGCTCGGCGAACTGCTCGACAGGTCGGTCGGCTTCGCGACCGACACGGTCGGCTCGGATGCCGCGGCGAAGGTCGCGGCTCTCGGCGACGGCGAAGTGCTCGTGCTCGAGAACCTGCGCTTCAACGCGGGGGAGACCTCGAAGAACGAGGCGGAGCGCACCGCGTTCGCCGGGGAACTCGCCGAGTTCGCCGACGCGGTCGTCTCCGACGGCTTCGGGGTCGTGCATCGCAAGCAGGCGAGCGTCTACGAGCTCGAACAGCTGCGACCGAGTGCTGCCGGACTGCTCATCGCCGCGGAGCTCGATGTGCTCGACCGGCTCACCGAGAATCCCGAACGTCCGTACGCGGTCGTGCTGGGCGGCTCGAAGGTCTCCGACAAGCTCGGCGTCATCGCGCACCTGCTTCCGCGGGTCGACGCGCTGCTCATCGGCGGCGGCATGCTCTTCACCTTCCTCGCGGCCACAGGCCACAAGGTCGGTTCGAGTCTGCTCGAGTCCGACCAGATCGAGACCGTGCAGGGCTACCTCACCGAGGCGGCCGAGCGTGGAGTCGACATCGTGCTGCCGACCGACGTCGTCGTCGCCGCTTCGTTCTCGGCGGATGCCGACCACGTCGTCGCGGCCGCGGATTCGATCGAAGCGACGCCGTTCGGGGCATCCGGACTCGGGCTCGACATCGGCCCGGAGACGGCCACCGCCTTCGCCGACCGCATCCGCGGTTCGAAGACGGTGTTCTGGAACGGCCCGATGGGCGTATTCGAGCTCGCCCCGTTCGCGGCAGGCACCCGCGTGGTCGCCGAAGCGCTCACGGAGGTCGACGGACTCAGCGTCGTGGGCGGTGGCGACTCGGCCGCCGCTGTTCGTCAACTCGGCTTCGAAGACGATCAGTTCGGTCACATCTCGACCGGCGGAGGCGCGAGCCTCGAGTTCCTCGAAGGTAAGAAACTTCCCGGACTGGAGGTCCTCGGATGGCAGTGA
- the tpiA gene encoding triose-phosphate isomerase, translating to MAVKRTPFIAGNWKMNLDHLQAIAFVQKLAWSLADAKHDFADAEVAVFPPYTDLRSVQTLVAADSLPIAYGAQDLSAHDHGAYTGEISGAFLSQLDCGYVIIGHSERRTLHAESDAEVNAKVKAAHRHGLVPVVCVGETAEDLEAHGPSAVPVAQLRAALDGVVGAKGLVVAYEPVWAIGSGQAATPAQAEQVAAALRGVLVELCGEEVAQATRILYGGSVKAANIASFLREPNVDGALVGGASLDIAEFSSIVRFKKHVGA from the coding sequence ATGGCAGTGAAACGCACCCCGTTCATCGCGGGCAATTGGAAGATGAACCTCGATCACCTGCAGGCGATCGCGTTCGTGCAGAAGCTCGCGTGGTCGCTGGCCGACGCGAAGCACGACTTCGCCGACGCAGAGGTCGCGGTCTTCCCGCCGTACACCGACCTGCGTTCGGTGCAGACGCTCGTAGCAGCCGACTCCCTTCCGATCGCCTACGGCGCTCAAGATCTCTCTGCACACGACCACGGCGCGTACACGGGCGAGATCTCCGGTGCCTTCCTCTCGCAGCTCGACTGCGGCTACGTGATCATCGGTCACTCCGAGCGGCGCACGCTGCACGCGGAATCCGATGCCGAGGTCAATGCCAAGGTCAAGGCCGCGCACCGTCACGGGCTCGTGCCGGTCGTCTGCGTCGGCGAGACCGCCGAAGACCTCGAGGCCCACGGACCGAGCGCCGTGCCGGTTGCGCAGTTGCGCGCGGCACTCGACGGTGTCGTCGGCGCGAAGGGTCTCGTCGTTGCGTACGAACCCGTCTGGGCGATCGGTTCCGGGCAGGCGGCCACGCCCGCCCAGGCCGAGCAGGTCGCGGCGGCGCTGCGCGGCGTGCTCGTCGAACTCTGCGGCGAGGAGGTCGCCCAGGCGACTCGCATCCTCTACGGCGGATCGGTCAAGGCCGCGAACATCGCCTCGTTCCTGCGTGAGCCGAACGTCGACGGCGCACTCGTCGGTGGTGCGAGCCTCGACATCGCCGAGTTCTCGAGCATCGTTCGGTTCAAGAAGCACGTCGGAGCGTGA
- the secG gene encoding preprotein translocase subunit SecG has product MEILQVVLQVLLGLTSLLLTLLILLHKGRGGGMSDMFGGGVTSSLGASGVAERNLNRITVILGLVWVSCIVVLGLITKFDSGI; this is encoded by the coding sequence GTGGAGATTCTCCAGGTCGTCCTGCAGGTGCTGCTCGGTCTCACGAGCCTGCTGCTGACGCTGCTCATCCTGCTGCACAAGGGTCGTGGCGGTGGAATGTCCGACATGTTCGGCGGCGGTGTCACGTCCAGCCTCGGGGCATCCGGTGTCGCCGAGCGCAACCTGAACCGCATCACGGTCATCCTCGGACTCGTCTGGGTGTCCTGCATCGTGGTGCTGGGGCTCATCACCAAGTTCGACTCCGGAATCTGA